One Candidatus Binatia bacterium DNA window includes the following coding sequences:
- a CDS encoding glycosyl transferase encodes MKSFESRTKVSIVLPAYNEERAIGGVLARIRALRIPHSEVLVVDDGSTDGTARVAVEHGARVIRHPYNIGNGAAVKTGLRAARGELVVLMDGDGQHAPQDVPSLLEKAAEGYDMVVAARVRGSRAPWQRKLANWIYNRFASYVTQFPVRDLTSGFRVVRRRAALRFLGLLPNRFSYPTTLTLAFLRSGLSVHYLPVPHHERIGKSKIRPWEDGIRFLLIIAKIATLFSPFRVFLPVSGAFFATGLGYYLYTYFTQHRFTNMSVLLFTTSVVIFMMGLVSEQIALLRMERIEADGGARTVPLRAVSGPGRGADEPGARTLLP; translated from the coding sequence ATGAAGTCCTTTGAGTCACGTACGAAGGTGTCGATCGTTCTTCCCGCCTACAACGAGGAGCGGGCCATCGGCGGCGTTCTCGCCCGAATCCGCGCGCTGCGCATCCCTCACTCGGAAGTCCTCGTCGTGGACGACGGGTCCACGGACGGCACGGCGCGGGTCGCGGTCGAGCACGGAGCCCGCGTGATTCGACACCCTTACAACATCGGCAACGGCGCCGCGGTCAAGACCGGGCTCCGGGCGGCGCGGGGCGAGCTCGTCGTGCTCATGGACGGCGACGGACAGCACGCACCGCAGGACGTCCCGTCCCTGCTCGAGAAGGCCGCCGAAGGTTACGACATGGTGGTCGCCGCCCGGGTCCGGGGATCGCGTGCCCCCTGGCAGCGCAAGCTCGCCAACTGGATCTACAACCGCTTCGCGTCCTACGTGACGCAGTTCCCGGTGCGGGATCTCACGTCGGGTTTTCGGGTGGTCCGCCGCCGTGCGGCGCTCCGTTTCCTGGGTCTGCTCCCGAACCGCTTCTCGTATCCCACCACGCTCACGCTCGCCTTTCTCCGTTCCGGCCTTTCCGTCCACTACCTTCCCGTCCCGCATCACGAGCGCATCGGAAAGAGCAAGATCCGCCCCTGGGAGGACGGGATCCGGTTCCTCCTGATCATCGCCAAGATCGCGACCCTGTTCTCCCCGTTCCGCGTCTTCCTTCCCGTGAGCGGGGCCTTCTTCGCGACGGGACTCGGGTACTACCTCTACACGTACTTCACGCAACACCGCTTCACGAACATGTCGGTGCTCCTCTTCACGACATCCGTCGTGATTTTCATGATGGGGCTCGTCTCCGAGCAAATCGCGCTCCTCCGCATGGAGCGCATCGAAGCGGACGGAGGAGCACGGACGGTCCCTCTCCGCGCCGTCTCCGGCCCCGGACGCGGAGCGGACGAACCCGGCGCTCGAACGCTCTTGCCATGA
- a CDS encoding ABC transporter ATP-binding protein codes for MSGPLLQVEGLTKVFRNPWTFRTFRAVSDLSFTLREGEIFGLIGHNGAGKTTTFKLLLGLLRPTRGRALFCDVPSASLEARRQIGFLPEHPYFYEYLSVAETLDFYARLCGLRGRERQSRVAELLRELRLEPKRDAPLRSLSKGTLQRVGIAQAIVHRPRLVILDEPMSGLDPGGRRAVRELVRGWKEEGTTVVFSSHILPDAETLCDRVGILAYGKLREVVDLRGWARESTAAFRLQARTASLPPELERFVLNGFDRSTGTYTLHVPREALATVVSVLERQGGEIESVLPIRPSLEERFLAYVRPEELTD; via the coding sequence ATGAGCGGCCCGCTCCTGCAGGTCGAAGGTCTCACGAAAGTCTTCCGCAATCCCTGGACCTTCCGAACGTTCCGTGCCGTCTCGGACCTTTCGTTCACGCTCCGCGAGGGCGAAATCTTCGGCCTGATCGGCCACAACGGCGCGGGGAAAACGACCACGTTCAAGCTCCTGCTCGGCCTCCTTCGGCCCACCCGCGGACGGGCGCTTTTCTGCGACGTACCGAGTGCGAGTCTCGAGGCCCGGCGGCAAATCGGTTTTCTGCCCGAACACCCCTACTTCTACGAGTACCTCAGCGTCGCGGAGACCCTCGACTTCTACGCCAGGCTCTGCGGACTCCGAGGAAGGGAGCGACAGTCGCGGGTCGCCGAGCTGCTCCGGGAGCTCCGGCTCGAGCCCAAGCGCGACGCTCCCCTGCGATCCCTTTCGAAGGGAACGCTCCAGCGGGTGGGAATCGCCCAGGCCATCGTGCACCGCCCGAGGCTCGTCATCCTGGACGAGCCCATGTCCGGACTCGATCCCGGAGGGCGGCGGGCGGTACGGGAGCTGGTCCGAGGTTGGAAGGAAGAAGGCACGACCGTCGTGTTCTCCTCGCACATCCTCCCGGACGCCGAAACGCTCTGCGATCGGGTGGGGATCCTCGCCTACGGGAAACTCCGGGAGGTGGTGGATCTTCGCGGCTGGGCGCGGGAGAGTACGGCGGCGTTCCGTCTCCAGGCCAGAACCGCCTCGCTTCCGCCGGAACTCGAACGGTTCGTGCTCAACGGATTCGACCGCAGCACCGGTACCTACACGCTCCACGTACCCCGCGAAGCGCTCGCCACCGTCGTCTCGGTCCTCGAACGGCAGGGCGGGGAGATCGAATCCGTCCTCCCGATTCGCCCTTCTCTCGAGGAGCGTTTTCTGGCCTATGTTCGTCCCGAAGAACTCACGGACTGA
- the pilC gene encoding type II secretion system protein F has protein sequence MPIFRWEGVSPRGEVISGEMDAPSREAVLVRLRSQRIQPNPARIREKSGALDRAITIPGFGDGVRGRDVVIFTRQLATMIDAGMPIVQCLTILASQTDNKAFRKVIAHLRDEVEAGSTFTDALKKYPRIFDDLFVNMVAAGEAGGILDTILFRLAAYLEKAMKLKAKIKGAMIYPSTIVAVAVGVTAVLLIYVIPVFAELFSSFGQALPAPTQFVINLSNFTVAYAHYILAFAVAVAVAIRQTYRTEQGRLAIDGFLLQVPIFGDLIRKAAVARFTRTLGTLLSSGVPILDALQITARTSGNKVIERAVLATRASISEGKTITEPLVEAKVFPPMVCQMIGVGEATGALDAMLGKVADFYEDEVDNAVANLTALMEPLVIVFLGVVIGGLVISMYLPIFKLGSVIG, from the coding sequence ATGCCGATTTTTCGCTGGGAAGGTGTCTCGCCCCGCGGCGAGGTGATCTCGGGAGAAATGGACGCACCGAGCCGCGAGGCCGTTCTCGTGCGACTGCGCTCGCAGAGGATCCAGCCCAACCCCGCGCGGATCCGGGAGAAAAGCGGAGCTCTGGACCGTGCCATCACGATTCCGGGCTTCGGGGACGGCGTGCGGGGGCGCGATGTCGTCATCTTCACACGGCAACTCGCCACGATGATCGACGCCGGAATGCCGATCGTTCAGTGTCTCACGATCCTCGCCAGCCAGACCGACAACAAGGCTTTTCGCAAGGTCATTGCCCACCTGAGGGACGAGGTCGAAGCGGGCTCCACCTTCACGGACGCCCTGAAAAAATACCCCAGGATCTTCGACGACCTCTTCGTGAACATGGTCGCGGCCGGAGAAGCCGGCGGCATTCTGGACACGATCCTCTTTCGGCTCGCCGCCTACCTCGAGAAGGCGATGAAACTCAAGGCGAAGATCAAGGGAGCCATGATCTACCCGTCGACGATCGTCGCCGTGGCCGTCGGCGTCACGGCTGTGCTCCTGATCTACGTGATCCCCGTGTTCGCCGAGCTTTTCTCGAGCTTCGGGCAGGCTCTTCCGGCTCCCACACAGTTCGTCATCAACCTGAGCAATTTCACCGTGGCCTATGCCCACTACATTCTCGCCTTTGCCGTGGCCGTCGCGGTCGCGATCCGGCAGACGTACCGGACCGAACAGGGACGACTCGCGATCGACGGCTTCCTCTTGCAGGTCCCCATCTTCGGCGACCTGATCCGCAAGGCTGCGGTCGCTCGCTTCACGCGCACCCTCGGGACCCTGCTTTCCTCGGGTGTGCCCATTCTCGACGCTCTCCAGATCACCGCGCGCACGTCGGGCAACAAAGTCATCGAAAGAGCCGTCCTCGCGACACGTGCGAGCATCAGCGAAGGCAAGACGATCACCGAGCCCCTCGTCGAAGCCAAGGTGTTCCCCCCGATGGTCTGCCAGATGATCGGGGTCGGAGAAGCGACGGGTGCCCTCGACGCGATGCTCGGGAAAGTGGCCGACTTCTACGAGGACGAGGTGGACAACGCCGTGGCCAACCTGACCGCTCTGATGGAGCCCCTGGTCATCGTCTTCCTGGGTGTGGTCATCGGCGGTCTCGTCATCTCCATGTACCTTCCGATCTTCAAGCTGGGCTCGGTCATCGGTTGA